One region of Rhodocaloribacter litoris genomic DNA includes:
- a CDS encoding cation-translocating P-type ATPase gives MPSPEKRRDEAWHTLPVEAVYERLHTGRDGLTEAEATGRLARWGPNELQATRRRTAWSLLLAQFKDLLILILIGATVLSLFLGHGIEAVVILVIVLFAVLLGFVQEYRAERAIEALRRMAAPTATVLRNGREVHLPASRLVPGDVVLLQTGNRVPADVRLTEAVNLQVEEAVLTGESVPVPKHTEPLTGASVPVGDRVNMAFAGTTVTYGRGRGVVVATGMHTAFGQIATMLETVEVSRTPLQQNLDRIGRVLAGAALVVVVLIVALGLLRGQPFLEMFLFGIALAVAVVPEALPAVVTISLALGVRRLLRRNALIRRLPAVETLGSTSVICSDKTGTLTRDEMTARVLVVAGQTWQVTGAGYTPEGDFVRDGTPAPPSEAVRLLLRTAVLASDAHLRFDEEHKAWEIQGDPTEGALLVAAAKAGLEKEALDERYPRLDEIPFSSETKRMTTLHEGPEGPFACAKGAPEVILPACTHQRMEHDIRPLTADDRDRLLETARHLAEEALRVLAVAFKPGARANGTGREDAETDMTFLGLVGLIDPPRPEAAPAVATCRSAGITVKMITGDHPVTARAVAREIGLTTGDPACTCQDVLTGAELEQLDEASLCRVVEQTNVFARVSPAHKLRIVSALQAREHVVAVTGDGVNDAPALKKADIGIAMGRTGTDVSKEAAAMTLLDDNFASIVAAIEEGRGIFENIKKYLMYLLSSNTGEILLMAGATLAGLPLPLSAVQILYVNLATDGLPALALSVDPPEPDLMRRPPRNPKAGLFTRPVVLLTLVGGIWSALINLGLFTWALHRGLALPHAMTLTFVSLVLIQFFKAYNYRSDRHSVFRRPFANRWLNLAILWELGLLYLILRVPVLEEAFGTVNLSLTEWGLLLALAATVVPVLELAKWFERRGFFGKLT, from the coding sequence ATGCCTTCCCCCGAGAAACGGCGTGACGAGGCCTGGCACACCCTGCCCGTCGAGGCCGTGTACGAGCGCCTGCACACCGGACGGGACGGGTTGACGGAAGCGGAAGCCACCGGGCGCCTGGCCCGCTGGGGTCCGAACGAACTCCAGGCAACCCGGCGCCGCACGGCCTGGTCGCTCCTCCTGGCCCAGTTCAAGGACCTGCTGATCCTCATCCTCATCGGGGCCACGGTGCTGTCCCTCTTTCTGGGTCACGGCATCGAGGCCGTCGTCATCCTCGTCATCGTGCTCTTTGCCGTCCTCCTCGGCTTCGTGCAGGAGTACCGGGCCGAGCGGGCCATCGAGGCGCTGCGCAGGATGGCAGCCCCAACGGCCACCGTGCTCCGCAACGGTCGGGAGGTTCACCTGCCGGCCTCCCGGCTCGTCCCCGGCGACGTCGTCCTGCTCCAGACGGGTAACCGGGTACCGGCGGACGTGCGGCTGACCGAGGCCGTCAACCTGCAGGTCGAAGAGGCCGTGCTCACGGGCGAGTCGGTGCCCGTCCCGAAGCACACCGAGCCGCTCACCGGCGCGTCGGTGCCGGTCGGGGATCGGGTGAACATGGCGTTCGCCGGCACCACGGTGACCTACGGCCGGGGCCGGGGCGTGGTCGTCGCCACGGGCATGCACACGGCCTTCGGGCAGATCGCAACGATGCTGGAGACGGTCGAGGTGAGCCGGACCCCGTTGCAGCAGAACCTCGACCGGATCGGGCGGGTGCTGGCGGGCGCGGCGCTCGTCGTGGTGGTGCTGATCGTCGCGCTGGGGCTCCTGCGGGGGCAGCCCTTCCTGGAGATGTTCCTCTTCGGGATCGCCCTGGCCGTGGCGGTCGTCCCCGAAGCGTTGCCGGCGGTGGTCACCATCTCGCTGGCCCTGGGCGTGCGCCGCCTGCTCCGGCGAAACGCCCTGATCCGGCGCCTGCCCGCCGTCGAGACGCTCGGCAGCACCTCGGTCATCTGCTCGGACAAGACGGGCACGCTGACCCGGGACGAGATGACCGCCCGGGTCCTCGTCGTGGCCGGGCAGACCTGGCAGGTCACCGGAGCCGGCTACACGCCCGAGGGCGACTTCGTCCGGGACGGCACCCCGGCACCTCCCTCCGAGGCCGTGCGCCTGCTGCTGCGCACCGCCGTGCTGGCCTCCGACGCACACCTCCGCTTCGACGAAGAACACAAGGCATGGGAGATCCAGGGAGACCCGACCGAGGGAGCCCTCCTCGTGGCCGCCGCCAAGGCCGGGCTCGAAAAAGAAGCGCTGGACGAACGCTATCCGCGCCTCGACGAGATCCCCTTTTCGTCCGAAACGAAGCGCATGACGACGCTTCACGAGGGTCCCGAAGGACCGTTCGCCTGTGCCAAAGGGGCCCCCGAGGTCATCCTGCCGGCCTGCACGCACCAGCGGATGGAGCACGACATCCGCCCCCTGACGGCGGACGACCGCGACCGCCTCCTGGAGACGGCCCGGCACCTGGCCGAAGAGGCCCTGCGCGTGCTCGCCGTGGCCTTTAAGCCCGGCGCCCGGGCAAACGGGACCGGTCGCGAGGATGCCGAGACGGACATGACCTTCCTCGGCCTGGTCGGCCTGATCGACCCGCCCCGCCCCGAGGCCGCACCTGCCGTGGCGACGTGCCGCTCGGCAGGCATCACGGTGAAGATGATCACCGGCGATCACCCGGTGACCGCCCGGGCCGTCGCCCGCGAGATCGGCCTCACCACCGGGGACCCGGCGTGTACCTGCCAGGACGTGCTGACCGGCGCCGAACTGGAACAACTCGACGAGGCGTCCCTCTGCCGGGTGGTGGAGCAGACGAACGTCTTCGCCCGCGTCTCCCCGGCACACAAGCTGCGTATCGTCTCGGCCCTGCAGGCCCGCGAGCACGTGGTGGCCGTCACCGGCGACGGGGTCAATGATGCCCCGGCCCTCAAGAAGGCCGACATCGGCATCGCCATGGGGCGCACGGGTACGGACGTCAGCAAGGAAGCCGCCGCCATGACCCTGCTCGACGACAACTTCGCCTCCATCGTGGCGGCCATCGAGGAAGGGCGCGGCATCTTCGAAAACATCAAGAAATACCTGATGTACCTGCTTTCCTCGAACACCGGCGAGATCCTGCTCATGGCCGGGGCGACGCTGGCCGGGTTGCCGCTGCCGCTGAGCGCCGTGCAGATCCTCTACGTCAACCTGGCCACGGACGGGCTACCGGCCCTGGCGCTCTCGGTCGACCCGCCCGAGCCGGACCTGATGCGGCGCCCGCCCCGCAATCCGAAAGCCGGCCTCTTCACGCGCCCCGTCGTCTTGCTGACCCTGGTCGGGGGGATATGGTCCGCCCTGATCAACCTGGGCCTCTTCACCTGGGCCCTGCACCGGGGCCTGGCCTTGCCCCACGCGATGACGCTGACGTTCGTCTCCCTCGTGCTGATCCAGTTCTTCAAGGCCTACAACTACCGTTCGGACCGCCACTCGGTCTTTCGCCGGCCGTTCGCCAACCGCTGGCTCAACCTGGCCATTCTGTGGGAGCTGGGCCTCCTCTACCTGATCCTGCGGGTGCCCGTGCTGGAAGAAGCCTTCGGGACGGTCAACCTCTCCCTCACCGAATGGGGCCTGCTCCTGGCCCTGGCCGCCACGGTGGTGCCGGTGCTCGAACTGGCCAAATGGTTCGAGCGACGCGGCTTCTTCGGCAAGCTCACCTGA
- a CDS encoding peptidoglycan DD-metalloendopeptidase family protein has protein sequence MQSVPRRRLRLILPLLLLSGLSVFALLPPDPAPPPTSEAEADSAVTPLPVLDEYGFAADAFRTVEARIRRNETFADLLVPHEVPYPTIVRAAEKARPVFDVRRHLRAGRPYRLYLDDSLGTARYLVYAQDAVNYVVFDLSDSVRVYARQRPVETVERTASGVITRSLYETLDEQGIDPALAIELSEIYAWQIDFYRIQKHDAFTVIYEERRIDGEPVGLGRIRAARFTHAGRDYLAFRFEQDGQADYFDEEGNSLRKAFLMSPVKYARISSRYNLRRFHPVQKRYKAHLGTDYAAPAGTPIRATGDGVVVEARYAKYNGNYVKIRHNGTYTTGYLHMSRIAKGIRPGVRVRQGDVIGYVGSTGLATGPHVCYRFWKNGRQVNHLREEFPSSEPVQARHRTAFETLRNTLLPRLEQAPLHYADAAPATAPAP, from the coding sequence ATGCAGTCCGTTCCCCGACGGCGCCTCCGGCTGATCCTGCCGCTCCTCCTGTTGAGCGGCCTGTCCGTCTTTGCGCTTCTCCCGCCCGACCCGGCCCCGCCGCCCACGTCCGAGGCCGAGGCGGATTCTGCCGTCACCCCCCTGCCCGTGCTCGACGAATACGGCTTCGCGGCCGACGCCTTCCGCACGGTCGAGGCACGCATCCGCCGCAACGAGACCTTCGCCGATCTGCTGGTACCGCACGAGGTGCCCTATCCGACCATCGTCCGCGCGGCCGAGAAAGCCCGACCGGTCTTCGACGTGCGCCGGCACCTTCGCGCCGGCCGCCCCTATCGCCTCTACCTCGACGACTCCCTCGGCACGGCCCGCTACCTGGTCTACGCGCAGGATGCGGTCAACTACGTCGTTTTCGACCTGAGCGATTCCGTACGGGTCTACGCCCGGCAGCGCCCCGTTGAAACCGTCGAACGCACGGCCAGCGGCGTCATCACCCGTTCCCTCTACGAGACGCTCGACGAACAGGGCATCGATCCGGCGCTGGCCATCGAGCTTTCGGAGATCTATGCCTGGCAGATCGACTTCTACCGCATCCAGAAGCACGACGCCTTCACGGTGATCTACGAGGAACGCCGGATCGACGGCGAGCCGGTCGGGCTCGGGCGCATCCGGGCCGCCCGTTTCACCCACGCCGGGCGCGACTACCTGGCCTTCCGCTTCGAGCAAGACGGACAGGCCGACTACTTCGACGAGGAAGGCAACAGCCTGCGCAAGGCTTTCCTCATGTCGCCCGTCAAGTACGCCCGCATCAGCTCCCGGTACAACCTGCGGCGGTTCCACCCTGTGCAGAAACGGTACAAGGCGCACCTGGGCACCGACTACGCCGCACCCGCCGGCACCCCCATCCGCGCCACCGGCGACGGCGTCGTCGTCGAGGCCCGCTATGCGAAATACAACGGCAACTACGTCAAAATCCGCCATAACGGCACGTACACGACGGGCTACCTGCACATGTCGCGGATTGCAAAGGGCATTCGTCCCGGCGTGCGCGTGCGGCAGGGGGACGTGATCGGATACGTGGGCAGCACCGGCCTGGCCACCGGCCCGCACGTCTGTTACCGGTTCTGGAAGAACGGCCGGCAGGTGAACCACCTCCGCGAGGAATTCCCCTCCTCCGAGCCGGTCCAGGCCAGACACCGCACCGCCTTCGAAACGCTGCGCAACACCCTCCTGCCCCGCCTGGAACAGGCCCCGCTCCACTACGCCGACGCCGCCCCGGCGACCGCCCCGGCTCCCTGA
- a CDS encoding 2-hydroxyacid dehydrogenase has protein sequence MARIVITRALPEAGIAALRRRHEVHVHDLGPHTGGDEDGLIAAAREAEALISMLDNPLTARVIEACPRLRVIAQYAVGYDNIDLEAARARGIVVTHTPGVLTDATADFTFALLLALARRLPEAERYVREGRFRRWETMLLLGMELRDKTLGIVGLGRIGAAVARRALAFGMRVVYHSRHRANPTVERMAAARYVSMDELLATSDVVSLHCPLNEQSRHLIDARALAKMKPTALLINTARGPVVDEAALVEALRAGRIAGAALDVYEREPEVHPGLLELDRVVLAPHLASATVETRTEMASMCARAVLAVLDGEEKIPYRLV, from the coding sequence ATGGCCCGCATCGTCATCACCCGTGCCCTGCCCGAGGCCGGGATTGCCGCGCTCCGCCGTCGTCACGAGGTGCATGTTCACGACCTCGGCCCGCATACCGGCGGGGATGAGGATGGCCTCATCGCGGCGGCCCGGGAGGCCGAGGCCCTCATTTCCATGCTCGACAACCCGCTCACGGCCCGGGTGATCGAGGCCTGTCCCCGGCTGCGGGTCATCGCCCAGTATGCCGTCGGGTACGACAACATCGACCTGGAGGCGGCACGGGCCCGCGGCATCGTCGTCACGCACACCCCGGGCGTGCTGACCGACGCCACGGCCGACTTCACCTTTGCGCTGCTGCTGGCGCTGGCCCGTCGCCTGCCCGAAGCCGAGCGCTACGTGCGCGAGGGCCGGTTCCGTCGCTGGGAGACGATGCTGCTGCTCGGTATGGAACTGCGCGACAAGACGCTCGGCATCGTGGGCCTCGGGCGTATCGGGGCGGCGGTGGCGCGGCGTGCCCTGGCTTTCGGGATGCGGGTGGTCTATCACAGCCGCCACCGGGCCAACCCCACCGTCGAGCGCATGGCCGCCGCCCGGTACGTTTCGATGGACGAGCTGCTCGCGACGAGCGACGTCGTCTCCCTGCATTGCCCGCTCAACGAGCAGAGCCGTCACCTGATCGATGCCCGTGCCCTGGCGAAGATGAAGCCCACGGCCCTGCTCATCAACACCGCCCGCGGTCCGGTCGTCGACGAGGCGGCGCTGGTGGAGGCGCTCCGGGCAGGCCGCATCGCCGGTGCCGCCCTGGACGTGTACGAGCGTGAGCCGGAGGTACATCCCGGCCTGCTGGAGCTGGACCGGGTGGTACTGGCGCCGCACCTGGCCAGCGCCACCGTCGAGACGCGCACCGAGATGGCAAGCATGTGCGCCCGTGCCGTGCTCGCCGTGCTCGACGGGGAAGAGAAGATCCCCTACCGCCTGGTGTAG
- a CDS encoding DUF5723 family protein has product MTTLLRLCGTHAVRVLLASTLLCGLSGPDARGQAETRGVALLGTAGGGPAFVRGNDAILFNPANLVLSDRGARAVLTLGNTFAYSGGSLLQFNYYNDYLAAGRHLGEAEITRMLDGWFGAAEANELRRAGLYADVVPLAVTVRGGAWAFGLAVRARSHNSFGVNRGWLDLLLRGTGENRDLPLDATFHTLATTEVSLAFSRRFDRLLVGVAPKLVLGTSYVDGTYTATVSITDEALIQTFDYTIRAAGSFSRDFLDAVDLFKASPFEEASFSGPFGPVAGKGLGLDLGLTYVAAPGVLVAASVTDLGSVAWDGDAQTLSPVNHTFRFEGLELNQSRINDEFDGSLGRYARSVLDSLARDAYDEVHRVHGGFSTALPAAFHFGSAWYKGRTTLNMGLSMALNDAPGNPTRKPSFHAGIEHRLGPVPLRTGVRYGGDGALTIGAGLGLRTRAYEFGLSVAATPKTDMMGHGGRYTLALSLVNIHI; this is encoded by the coding sequence ATGACCACCCTGCTTCGACTCTGCGGCACACACGCCGTGCGGGTGCTTCTCGCCTCGACCCTCCTCTGCGGGCTTTCCGGACCGGACGCCCGGGGCCAGGCGGAAACCCGCGGCGTAGCCCTGCTCGGCACCGCCGGCGGCGGCCCGGCCTTCGTCCGGGGCAACGACGCCATCCTTTTCAACCCGGCCAACCTGGTCCTCTCCGACCGCGGGGCGCGGGCGGTGCTCACGCTGGGCAACACCTTTGCCTACAGCGGCGGGAGTCTCCTCCAGTTCAACTATTACAACGATTACCTCGCCGCCGGGCGCCATCTGGGTGAAGCCGAGATCACCCGGATGCTCGACGGCTGGTTCGGCGCCGCTGAGGCCAACGAACTGCGCCGTGCCGGGCTTTACGCCGACGTCGTCCCCCTGGCCGTCACCGTCCGGGGAGGCGCGTGGGCGTTTGGCCTGGCCGTGCGCGCGAGATCCCACAACAGCTTCGGCGTGAACCGGGGCTGGCTCGACCTGCTGCTGCGCGGCACCGGCGAGAACCGTGACCTCCCCCTCGACGCCACCTTCCACACCCTGGCGACGACCGAGGTCTCGCTGGCCTTCAGCCGGCGCTTCGACCGGCTCCTCGTCGGCGTCGCGCCCAAGCTCGTCCTGGGCACCAGCTACGTCGATGGCACCTACACCGCCACGGTCTCCATCACCGACGAAGCCCTTATCCAGACCTTCGACTACACGATCCGCGCCGCCGGCTCGTTCAGCCGCGACTTCCTCGACGCCGTCGATCTGTTCAAAGCCTCGCCGTTCGAGGAAGCCTCCTTCTCCGGTCCCTTCGGACCCGTCGCCGGCAAGGGGCTGGGGCTCGACCTGGGCCTCACCTACGTGGCTGCCCCGGGCGTGCTCGTGGCCGCTTCCGTCACGGACCTCGGCTCCGTCGCCTGGGACGGCGATGCCCAGACGCTCTCGCCCGTCAACCACACGTTCCGCTTCGAGGGCCTCGAACTGAACCAGTCGCGCATCAACGACGAGTTTGACGGCAGCCTGGGCCGCTATGCCCGGAGCGTGCTCGACAGCCTGGCCCGCGACGCCTACGACGAGGTCCACCGCGTCCACGGCGGCTTCTCGACGGCCCTGCCCGCCGCCTTCCACTTCGGTTCGGCCTGGTACAAAGGCCGCACCACCCTGAACATGGGCCTTTCGATGGCCCTGAACGACGCCCCGGGCAACCCGACGCGCAAACCCTCTTTCCATGCCGGGATCGAACACCGGCTCGGCCCGGTCCCGCTGCGGACCGGCGTGCGCTACGGCGGCGACGGCGCGCTCACCATCGGCGCCGGCCTGGGGTTGCGCACGCGCGCCTACGAGTTCGGCCTCAGCGTCGCCGCCACCCCGAAGACGGACATGATGGGCCACGGCGGGCGGTATACCCTCGCCCTCTCCCTCGTCAACATCCACATCTGA
- a CDS encoding DUF4783 domain-containing protein, translating to MWIEKQLIVAFLVVGGGWLAGQPVAVLGQERGTGAIQAIEEAFSRGDVETLLHRAAPQVEIAVFEPSRLYSRGQARYVLRTFFRAYPPRRFVLRDYFETHSGWFAEGDFWHVRGEEPLRIYLRLRQRAGRWELREILVEEGEHR from the coding sequence ATGTGGATCGAGAAACAACTGATCGTGGCCTTTTTAGTGGTCGGAGGCGGCTGGTTGGCCGGGCAGCCGGTGGCCGTGCTGGGGCAGGAGCGCGGCACGGGCGCGATCCAGGCCATCGAGGAGGCCTTCTCTCGAGGCGATGTGGAAACCCTGCTGCACCGGGCGGCACCGCAGGTTGAGATCGCGGTGTTCGAGCCCAGCCGTCTCTACAGCCGCGGGCAGGCACGCTACGTCTTGCGTACTTTTTTCAGGGCGTATCCCCCCCGGCGCTTCGTTCTGCGGGACTACTTCGAGACGCACAGCGGGTGGTTTGCCGAAGGCGATTTCTGGCATGTGCGGGGGGAGGAACCGCTGCGCATCTACCTCCGGCTCCGGCAGCGTGCGGGCCGGTGGGAGTTGCGGGAAATTCTTGTGGAGGAGGGCGAACACCGGTGA
- a CDS encoding sensor histidine kinase, whose protein sequence is MYRIIGGVLGALLLATWIGRDSYVARVRATVPARQEAEVHQALARVERNFAEIQAQLLAQARALAEAPAVVLGFRRLQQGERPGANEALVRYLAAFEQPRHIAVELYDPTPLLLAWNGFSMPLDAAPSSPRFLEAVQTAVVQDAGKRAALVVWWPVRDGMRPLGAVRVMRLIHFDAPVRNRYLRDYSLDDEWTRAVRLPVHVAYDVTAGPGATEEGRSRLLQGIDGTPLARVRVEPPPAAQLIADARARFDDLIVLWVVLLGFWVVAGLWQWYRALWTPGEPAPMHREAPPPGRLLVRFGIVALAWWAWRYGLLALNAPGRWQAGKAPLAPLFDPQHLASTYGGGLMRSTGDLLLTACFALCFALGLLHLAMQVPATGTGRAALRGPRLRDRLHRPEPVYAPLVRLFASTVGVVALAGLLVFGLGGVVRHAILDSTLDYFARTGLLPGRLALLVYIALLLLTLAVLLAITGVMRLAPGAVAWIGPFAGSVWHRILTSVLAVVVSVIGLYLFVPGAAGLVPWTTLLAFLVLGAGGAVFLVRHGLPIWRLLAFRSVLPQVFLLALLLYPLLYGGFDAQRRVRMQDAAEAFEEGNDPRIYFAIEQVLQKASWAEVSRALVRPAEVGAGHPLDSLAAVLLEGSLLASLGGHDVSLTLFDGRHRPRGRARLSSESMSRTLLDEADSLEFDLLHAMYTEARQAGPFIEKITGRRQQDRFQYAGIAPVRYGPDSTVAGWMLVRAEPRPYLREGYSAFPQVLLPAGLYGSRYAGLSLAEFRDGVLVRSQGRGFGRYRLDDAVQQALLREPLLWRYETVKEQSYLTLYARVDDPAPEEVPALPGPTRVVAVRTASINVFDHLYFLLRLTLAGLFIGVPVYLGGLYGRRRAGYLPAPRVAFREKVLNAFFVVGIVTATAMGYTGLKVVTGENERAIQSWLQQHLERVEATLARQARGDELPYRVLDRIRIDSLALQVGLDLNVYKDARLTATSRPQLLRDRLIDERLPASAYQALYFDGFRFTSSEEEVGSFAYTAGYRALPDERGVPRYVLSVPTLPEQERIEEERARTVAYLFGALLLLVLVVVLTAGLLARALARPIARLREGLEAVARGRFERIPPVKTRDEIGELVESFNEMQAQLSESRQRLAQQERQLAWREMARQVAHEIKNPLTPMKLSVQHLQRAFEDLLGDGRTGPESDSRLLRFGQLLQNKTGTLLEQIDALKRIADEFSSFARMPTRMLEPLDLNAVIREAVDLMQEEADFTLELDLHPAPLVLEADREELRRIYINLIKNALQAIPEGTSPRVEITTERQPGDDRTPAWGYSTVSDTGTGIPPELQDRIFQPNFSTKTSGTGLGLAIVKKAVEDLHGEIGFETEPGVGTTFWIRLPLVE, encoded by the coding sequence GTGTACCGCATCATAGGCGGGGTGCTGGGGGCCCTGTTGCTGGCGACCTGGATCGGGCGAGACAGTTATGTGGCCCGGGTGCGTGCGACCGTTCCGGCCCGGCAGGAGGCCGAGGTGCACCAGGCGCTGGCCCGGGTGGAGCGCAACTTTGCCGAGATCCAGGCGCAGCTGCTGGCGCAGGCCCGGGCGCTGGCGGAGGCACCGGCGGTGGTTCTGGGCTTTCGCCGGCTACAGCAGGGGGAACGGCCCGGAGCCAACGAGGCGCTGGTGCGCTATCTGGCCGCCTTCGAGCAACCCCGGCACATCGCCGTCGAGCTCTACGACCCGACCCCGCTGTTGCTGGCCTGGAACGGGTTCAGCATGCCGCTCGATGCGGCACCGAGTTCGCCGCGTTTCCTCGAAGCCGTCCAGACGGCCGTCGTGCAGGATGCCGGTAAGCGGGCTGCTCTGGTGGTCTGGTGGCCGGTGCGGGACGGGATGCGCCCGCTGGGTGCCGTTCGTGTGATGCGGCTGATTCACTTCGATGCACCCGTGCGCAACCGCTACCTGCGCGATTATAGCCTGGACGACGAATGGACGCGGGCGGTGCGCCTGCCGGTCCACGTGGCGTACGACGTGACGGCCGGACCCGGCGCGACGGAGGAGGGGCGGAGCCGTCTTTTGCAGGGGATCGACGGAACCCCGCTCGCCCGGGTGCGCGTAGAGCCGCCGCCGGCCGCGCAGCTCATCGCCGACGCCCGTGCCCGCTTCGACGACCTGATCGTGCTCTGGGTCGTTCTGCTCGGCTTCTGGGTCGTGGCCGGCCTGTGGCAATGGTACCGTGCCCTGTGGACGCCCGGCGAGCCGGCACCTATGCACCGGGAGGCACCGCCGCCCGGCAGGCTGCTGGTCCGCTTCGGCATCGTGGCGCTGGCCTGGTGGGCATGGCGCTACGGCCTGCTGGCGCTGAACGCTCCGGGGCGCTGGCAGGCAGGCAAGGCGCCGCTGGCCCCGCTCTTCGACCCGCAGCACCTGGCTTCCACCTACGGCGGCGGGCTGATGCGCTCCACCGGCGACCTGCTGCTTACCGCGTGCTTTGCGCTGTGCTTCGCCCTGGGCCTGCTTCACCTGGCCATGCAGGTGCCGGCGACCGGTACCGGCCGTGCCGCGCTGCGCGGTCCCCGGCTCCGGGACCGTCTCCACCGGCCGGAGCCGGTCTATGCCCCCCTCGTGCGGCTTTTCGCCTCCACGGTCGGGGTCGTTGCTCTGGCGGGCCTGCTGGTGTTCGGGCTCGGCGGGGTCGTCCGGCATGCCATCCTGGACAGCACGCTCGACTACTTCGCACGCACCGGCCTCCTGCCCGGCCGCCTGGCGCTGCTCGTCTACATAGCCCTGCTGCTGTTGACGCTGGCGGTGCTGCTGGCGATCACCGGCGTCATGCGACTGGCCCCGGGTGCCGTGGCGTGGATCGGCCCGTTCGCCGGTTCCGTGTGGCATCGGATCCTGACGTCGGTCCTGGCCGTGGTCGTGTCCGTCATCGGTCTCTACCTGTTCGTGCCCGGTGCGGCCGGTCTGGTGCCCTGGACCACCTTGCTGGCCTTCCTGGTCCTCGGAGCCGGCGGGGCCGTCTTCCTGGTACGGCACGGCCTGCCCATCTGGCGCCTGCTGGCCTTCCGCAGCGTGCTGCCCCAGGTCTTTCTGCTGGCGCTGTTGCTTTATCCGCTGCTCTATGGCGGGTTCGATGCCCAGCGCCGTGTCCGGATGCAGGATGCGGCCGAGGCCTTCGAAGAAGGCAACGATCCGCGTATCTACTTTGCCATCGAGCAGGTGCTGCAGAAGGCGTCGTGGGCCGAGGTGTCCCGGGCGCTGGTCCGGCCGGCGGAGGTCGGTGCCGGGCATCCGCTCGACTCGCTGGCCGCGGTGCTGCTGGAGGGGTCCCTGCTGGCCTCGCTGGGGGGGCACGACGTCAGCCTCACCCTCTTCGACGGGCGGCACCGGCCGCGGGGGCGGGCCCGCCTCTCCTCCGAGTCGATGAGCCGCACCCTTCTGGACGAGGCGGATTCGCTGGAGTTCGACCTGCTCCATGCCATGTACACCGAGGCCCGGCAGGCCGGCCCATTCATCGAGAAAATAACCGGCCGGCGGCAGCAGGATCGGTTCCAGTATGCCGGGATCGCGCCGGTCCGGTACGGGCCCGACAGCACCGTCGCCGGCTGGATGCTCGTTCGTGCCGAACCCCGGCCGTACCTCCGTGAAGGCTACAGCGCCTTTCCCCAGGTCCTGTTGCCGGCCGGGCTCTACGGCAGCCGGTATGCCGGCCTGTCGCTGGCCGAATTCCGGGACGGGGTGCTCGTGCGCAGCCAGGGACGCGGCTTCGGCCGCTACCGGCTCGACGACGCGGTGCAGCAGGCCCTCCTCCGGGAGCCGCTGCTCTGGCGCTATGAGACGGTGAAAGAACAGTCGTACCTGACGCTCTACGCACGGGTCGACGACCCCGCGCCGGAGGAGGTCCCGGCTCTTCCCGGCCCGACGCGCGTGGTGGCGGTCCGCACGGCGTCGATCAACGTTTTCGACCACCTGTATTTTCTCCTGCGGCTTACCCTGGCCGGTCTGTTCATCGGGGTGCCGGTCTACCTCGGCGGGCTCTACGGGCGCCGGCGGGCCGGCTACCTGCCCGCCCCGCGGGTGGCCTTCCGAGAAAAGGTGCTCAACGCGTTCTTCGTCGTCGGAATCGTCACGGCCACGGCGATGGGCTACACCGGGCTGAAGGTCGTCACAGGGGAGAACGAGCGGGCGATCCAGAGCTGGCTCCAGCAGCACCTCGAACGCGTCGAGGCGACCCTGGCGCGCCAGGCCCGTGGGGACGAACTGCCCTACCGCGTCCTGGATCGGATCCGCATCGACTCGCTGGCCCTGCAGGTGGGGCTCGACCTCAACGTGTACAAAGACGCCCGGCTCACGGCCACCAGCCGCCCCCAGCTCCTGCGCGACCGCCTCATCGACGAGCGGCTGCCGGCTTCGGCCTACCAGGCCCTCTACTTCGACGGCTTCCGGTTTACCTCCTCCGAGGAGGAGGTGGGCAGCTTCGCCTATACCGCCGGATACCGGGCCCTGCCGGATGAGCGGGGCGTGCCCCGCTACGTCCTCTCGGTGCCCACGCTGCCGGAGCAGGAACGCATCGAGGAGGAACGGGCACGGACCGTGGCCTATCTCTTCGGCGCCCTGCTGCTGCTGGTGCTGGTGGTGGTGCTGACGGCCGGGTTACTCGCCCGCGCGCTGGCCCGGCCCATCGCCCGGCTCCGGGAGGGGCTCGAGGCCGTTGCCCGTGGCCGCTTCGAGCGCATCCCGCCGGTCAAGACGCGCGACGAGATCGGCGAACTGGTCGAGAGCTTCAACGAGATGCAGGCCCAGCTCTCGGAAAGCCGCCAGCGACTGGCCCAGCAGGAACGCCAGCTCGCCTGGCGCGAGATGGCCCGGCAGGTGGCCCACGAGATCAAGAACCCGCTGACCCCCATGAAGCTGTCCGTGCAGCACCTGCAACGGGCCTTCGAAGACCTGCTGGGCGACGGGCGGACCGGCCCCGAGAGCGATTCCCGCCTGCTCCGCTTCGGACAGCTCCTGCAAAACAAGACCGGCACCCTGCTCGAACAGATCGACGCCCTCAAACGCATCGCCGACGAATTCTCCTCCTTCGCCCGGATGCCCACCCGGATGCTCGAACCCCTCGACCTCAACGCCGTCATCCGGGAGGCCGTGGATCTCATGCAGGAAGAGGCCGACTTCACCCTCGAACTCGACCTGCACCCGGCCCCGCTGGTGCTGGAGGCAGACCGTGAAGAGCTGCGACGTATCTACATCAACCTCATCAAGAATGCCCTCCAGGCCATCCCCGAGGGCACGTCGCCCCGCGTCGAGATCACCACCGAGCGGCAACCCGGCGACGACCGGACGCCGGCCTGGGGCTACAGCACGGTCTCCGACACCGGCACCGGGATCCCGCCCGAACTGCAGGACCGCATCTTCCAGCCCAACTTCTCGACGAAAACCAGCGGCACGGGGCTCGGACTGGCCATCGTCAAGAAAGCGGTAGAGGACCTGCACGGCGAGATCGGCTTCGAAACCGAGCCCGGGGTCGGGACCACCTTCTGGATCCGGCTGCCGCTGGTCGAATAG